The Archaeoglobaceae archaeon genome includes a region encoding these proteins:
- a CDS encoding type II toxin-antitoxin system RelE/ParE family toxin, with protein MTYEVYLHPEVVKFLKKLPKEDVERIKAKLYELKNPHFVKSVKIKGGKAFRVRVGDYRIIYTLDEDRKVIVVFKIDRRERAYDRL; from the coding sequence ATGACCTACGAGGTTTATTTACATCCTGAAGTTGTTAAATTTCTCAAAAAGCTTCCAAAAGAAGACGTTGAACGGATAAAAGCCAAGTTATATGAGCTTAAAAATCCACATTTTGTCAAATCTGTCAAAATCAAAGGTGGAAAAGCGTTCAGAGTCAGAGTTGGGGATTACAGGATTATTTATACTCTTGATGAAGACAGAAAAGTCATCGTGGTCTTTAAAATAGATAGAAGGGAAAGGGCTTACGATCGACTTTAG
- a CDS encoding integrase, which produces MESTAKDYISAIKKYSGDLEDVSTPNDLEEILLEANGDKIHKGLRNFFNFLEEQDVDFIGEFPLSKWRKKCKIPQYGAKEIHITDEELRKAYSEIKREEIKLIFELMVFSGVRLKHIIRALNSFNSQDVVVVNKKVRRYPAFRFSRGSKKSYWIYFPSSVEFKKLSISYHVAQNETQIGRVSASTIRKWNFNFLIMNGVPESVADFIQRRASTTVGSAHYLAKTVQADIWYSKVVDRLINTLKLRSH; this is translated from the coding sequence ATGGAAAGCACCGCTAAAGACTACATTTCCGCAATAAAGAAATACTCTGGAGACTTAGAAGATGTTTCGACTCCGAATGATCTTGAAGAGATTCTCCTCGAAGCCAATGGAGACAAAATCCACAAGGGATTGAGAAATTTTTTCAACTTCCTTGAGGAACAGGATGTGGACTTCATCGGAGAATTTCCCTTGAGCAAGTGGAGAAAGAAGTGCAAGATCCCACAATATGGAGCTAAAGAGATCCACATAACCGATGAAGAGCTCAGGAAAGCATATTCCGAAATTAAAAGAGAAGAGATAAAGCTGATCTTTGAGCTAATGGTTTTCTCGGGAGTGAGACTAAAGCACATAATAAGAGCTCTTAACTCCTTCAATTCCCAAGACGTCGTGGTTGTAAACAAGAAAGTCCGCAGATATCCCGCTTTCCGCTTTTCACGGGGAAGTAAAAAGTCTTACTGGATCTACTTCCCAAGTTCTGTGGAATTTAAAAAGCTAAGCATCTCCTACCATGTCGCTCAAAATGAAACACAGATCGGAAGAGTTTCCGCAAGCACAATCCGAAAATGGAACTTCAACTTCCTGATCATGAATGGAGTTCCCGAAAGCGTTGCAGACTTCATCCAGAGAAGAGCTTCCACAACCGTTGGATCCGCTCATTATCTCGCAAAGACCGTTCAAGCTGATATCTGGTATTCGAAGGTTGTGGACAGATTGATCAACACTCTTAAGCTGAGAAGCCATTAG